The following proteins come from a genomic window of Pyxidicoccus sp. MSG2:
- a CDS encoding M3 family metallopeptidase, which produces MKRLTALTLSAALAAAGCSHGTAATEPAPQHTQPQAEAPAPAPAQAPAPAEPPPPRFADILSGSVQAYTAACDADLERARTQITALKTLDARKDGKAVLAAYDEATGALNAATNRSSLAREVHPDAAFRDAARECEQRVDSANVALSQDRGVYDALAAVDLSQADAATRYWMERSLLDFRRAGVDRDDATREKVKSLNEDILKLGQEFGKNIAEDVRSVAFAPKELDGLPEDYRTSHPVGKDGKVVITSNYPDYFPFMTYAKDTRAREKLWRAYRQRAFPKNQPVLAQLISKRHELATLLGYENWAAYTTETKMTRTPKAAADFIDKLAAATESRAKKEFAELLARKQKDVPGAKTLEPWDQDYYEDRLRAERFGFDSQAVRPYFEYARVKAGVMDIAARMWGLTWRKVDDAKVWHPEVEAYDVLDGSTLLGRIYLDMHPRDDKYKHAAQFDLVAGQAGKRYPEATLVCNFGRPGELMTYDEVETFFHEFGHLVHAVFAGRQQWSGIAGTRVEWDFVETPSMLLQQWASNAQVLALFAKHHQTNEPIPAELVAKLRASKEFGKGLWSRRQLFLSAVSLDYYSRKPGFDTTEALAVLQKKLSPFKHEYRDGAHFELAFGHLDSYSAAYYTYLWSSVIAKDLETQFEKNGYLDRDTAMKYRRTVLEPGGSKPAAELVKDFLGRDYGFDAYKAFLDRN; this is translated from the coding sequence GGCCGAGGCCCCTGCTCCCGCTCCCGCGCAGGCCCCCGCGCCCGCCGAGCCGCCCCCGCCCCGCTTCGCCGACATCCTCTCCGGCAGCGTGCAGGCCTACACCGCGGCCTGCGACGCGGACCTCGAGCGCGCCCGGACGCAAATCACCGCGCTCAAGACGCTGGACGCGCGCAAGGACGGCAAGGCCGTGCTGGCCGCGTACGACGAGGCCACCGGCGCGCTGAACGCCGCCACCAACCGCTCCAGCCTCGCCCGCGAGGTGCACCCCGACGCCGCCTTCCGCGACGCCGCGCGCGAGTGCGAGCAGCGCGTGGACTCGGCCAACGTGGCGCTGTCGCAGGACCGCGGCGTCTATGACGCCCTGGCGGCGGTGGACCTGTCCCAGGCGGACGCGGCCACGCGGTACTGGATGGAGCGCTCGCTGCTCGACTTCCGCCGCGCCGGCGTGGACCGGGACGACGCCACGCGCGAGAAGGTGAAGTCGCTCAACGAGGACATCCTCAAGCTGGGCCAGGAGTTCGGGAAGAACATCGCCGAGGACGTGCGCAGCGTGGCCTTCGCCCCGAAGGAGCTGGACGGCCTGCCGGAGGACTACCGGACGTCGCACCCGGTGGGGAAGGACGGCAAGGTGGTCATCACCTCCAACTACCCCGACTACTTCCCCTTCATGACGTACGCGAAGGACACCCGGGCCCGCGAGAAGCTGTGGCGCGCCTACCGCCAGCGCGCCTTCCCCAAGAACCAGCCGGTGCTGGCGCAGCTCATCTCCAAGCGCCACGAGCTGGCCACGCTGCTGGGCTACGAGAACTGGGCCGCGTACACCACCGAGACGAAGATGACCCGCACGCCGAAGGCGGCGGCGGACTTCATCGACAAGCTGGCGGCGGCCACCGAGTCGCGCGCGAAGAAGGAGTTCGCGGAGCTGCTGGCGCGCAAGCAGAAGGACGTGCCCGGGGCGAAGACGCTGGAGCCGTGGGACCAGGACTACTACGAAGACCGGCTGCGCGCGGAGCGCTTCGGCTTCGACTCGCAGGCGGTGCGGCCCTACTTCGAGTACGCCCGGGTGAAGGCGGGCGTCATGGACATCGCCGCGCGCATGTGGGGGCTCACCTGGCGCAAGGTGGACGACGCGAAGGTGTGGCACCCGGAGGTGGAGGCGTACGACGTGCTCGACGGGAGCACGCTCCTGGGCCGCATCTACCTGGACATGCACCCGCGTGACGACAAGTACAAGCACGCGGCGCAGTTCGACCTCGTGGCGGGCCAGGCCGGCAAGCGCTACCCGGAGGCCACGCTGGTGTGCAACTTCGGCCGCCCCGGCGAGCTGATGACGTACGACGAGGTGGAGACCTTCTTCCACGAGTTCGGCCACCTGGTGCACGCCGTCTTCGCGGGCCGCCAGCAGTGGAGCGGCATCGCCGGCACGCGCGTGGAGTGGGACTTCGTGGAGACGCCGTCCATGCTGCTCCAGCAGTGGGCGAGCAACGCGCAGGTGCTGGCGCTGTTCGCGAAGCACCACCAGACGAACGAGCCGATTCCCGCGGAGCTGGTGGCGAAGCTGCGCGCGTCGAAGGAGTTCGGCAAGGGGCTGTGGTCGCGCCGGCAGCTGTTCCTGTCGGCGGTGAGCCTGGACTACTACTCGCGCAAGCCGGGCTTCGACACCACGGAGGCGCTGGCGGTGCTGCAGAAGAAGCTCAGCCCCTTCAAGCACGAGTACCGCGACGGCGCGCACTTCGAGCTCGCCTTCGGGCACCTCGATTCGTACTCGGCGGCCTACTACACGTACCTCTGGTCGTCAGTCATCGCGAAGGACCTGGAGACGCAGTTCGAGAAGAACGGGTACCTGGACCGGGACACGGCGATGAAGTACCGCCGCACCGTGCTGGAGCCCGGCGGCTCCAAGCCCGCCGCCGAGCTGGTGAAGGACTTCCTCGGCCGCGACTACGGCTTCGACGCGTACAAGGCGTTCCTCGACCGGAACTGA